The following proteins are co-located in the Polymorphospora rubra genome:
- a CDS encoding ferrochelatase, with protein MPYDALVVVSFGGPERPDDVLPFLANVTRGRGVPPERLAEVAEHYQHFGGVSPINQQCRDLIAAIRADLAANGVDLPVYWGNRNWHPMLADTVARMRDDGVRHALAFVTSAYAGYSSCRQYLDDIAAARAAVGPDAPLIDKLRQFWDHPGFVEPHTDAVRAALGTLDPARRDSTRIVFTAHSIPTSMAAGAGPDGGRYEAQLHETARLVATAAAPDLPYDLVWQSRSGPPHVPWLEPDVNDHLHQLATAGTTAVVVSPIGFVSDHLEVVWDLDTEAAATAKEVGLDFVRAGTPGTDPRFVTMVRELVAERGVGAAHPGDTAPQRRLGTLPVWDTCPGCCAPARRP; from the coding sequence ATGCCGTACGACGCACTGGTGGTGGTCTCCTTCGGCGGGCCCGAGCGCCCCGACGACGTGCTGCCGTTCCTGGCCAACGTGACCCGTGGGCGGGGCGTGCCGCCGGAACGGCTGGCCGAGGTCGCCGAGCACTACCAGCACTTCGGCGGGGTGTCGCCGATCAACCAGCAGTGCCGTGACCTGATCGCCGCGATCCGCGCCGACCTCGCCGCGAACGGTGTCGACCTGCCGGTCTACTGGGGCAACCGCAACTGGCACCCGATGCTGGCCGACACCGTGGCGCGGATGCGCGACGACGGCGTACGGCACGCGCTCGCCTTCGTCACCAGCGCCTACGCCGGCTACTCGTCGTGCCGGCAGTACCTGGACGACATCGCCGCGGCCCGCGCGGCCGTCGGACCCGACGCGCCCTTGATCGACAAGTTGCGTCAGTTCTGGGACCACCCCGGGTTCGTCGAACCGCACACCGACGCCGTGCGCGCGGCGCTCGGCACCCTCGACCCGGCCCGCCGCGACAGCACCCGGATCGTCTTCACCGCCCACTCGATCCCGACCTCGATGGCCGCGGGCGCCGGCCCGGACGGCGGCCGCTACGAGGCACAGCTGCACGAGACGGCCCGCCTGGTCGCCACGGCCGCCGCCCCCGACCTGCCGTACGACCTGGTCTGGCAGAGCCGGTCCGGGCCGCCGCACGTACCGTGGCTCGAACCGGACGTCAACGACCACCTGCACCAGCTGGCGACGGCCGGCACGACCGCGGTCGTGGTCAGCCCGATCGGTTTCGTCTCCGACCACCTCGAGGTGGTGTGGGACCTGGACACCGAGGCCGCCGCCACGGCCAAGGAGGTCGGGCTGGACTTCGTTCGGGCCGGCACCCCGGGCACCGACCCGAGGTTCGTCACCATGGTCCGCGAACTCGTCGCGGAACGCGGCGTCGGCGCGGCTCACCCGGGTGACACGGCTCCGCAACGCCGGCTCGGTACGCTCCCGGTCTGGGACACCTGCCCCGGCTGCTGCGCACCCGCCCGCCGACCGTGA
- the fabI gene encoding enoyl-ACP reductase FabI, with protein sequence MSGLLAGKRLLVTGVITDASIAFSVAKLAQENGAQVVLTGFGRMSLVERIAKRLPEAAPVIELDVTNEEHLAGLADKVREHVDGLDGVVHSIGFAPQSCLGGGFLSAPWEDVATALHVSTYSYKSLAMAALPLMGPGGAVVGLTFDATKAWPVYDWMGVAKAGLESASRYLALHLGPKGIRSNLVSAGPLRTMAAKSIPGFEQFEDAWADRAPLGWELTDQEPAARACLALLSDWFPATTGEIVHVDGGYHALGA encoded by the coding sequence GTGTCTGGACTGCTGGCCGGTAAGCGGCTGCTCGTCACCGGCGTCATCACCGACGCGTCGATCGCGTTCTCGGTCGCCAAGCTGGCCCAGGAGAACGGTGCCCAGGTCGTGCTGACCGGCTTCGGCCGGATGTCGCTGGTCGAGCGGATCGCCAAGCGGCTGCCCGAGGCCGCGCCGGTGATCGAACTCGACGTCACCAACGAGGAGCACCTGGCCGGCCTGGCCGACAAGGTGCGCGAGCACGTCGACGGCCTCGACGGGGTCGTCCACTCGATCGGCTTCGCCCCGCAGAGCTGCCTCGGCGGAGGCTTCCTCAGCGCGCCGTGGGAGGACGTGGCGACGGCACTGCACGTGTCGACGTACTCGTACAAGTCGCTGGCGATGGCGGCACTGCCGCTGATGGGTCCGGGCGGGGCGGTCGTCGGACTGACCTTCGACGCGACCAAGGCGTGGCCGGTCTACGACTGGATGGGCGTGGCCAAGGCCGGTCTGGAGTCGGCGTCCCGCTACCTGGCACTGCACCTCGGCCCCAAGGGCATCCGCAGCAACCTGGTGTCGGCCGGCCCGCTGCGCACCATGGCGGCGAAGTCGATCCCCGGCTTCGAGCAGTTCGAGGACGCCTGGGCCGACCGGGCCCCGCTGGGCTGGGAACTGACCGACCAGGAGCCGGCCGCCCGGGCCTGCCTGGCGCTGCTGTCCGACTGGTTCCCGGCCACCACCGGCGAGATCGTGCACGTCGACGGCGGATACCACGCCCTGGGCGCCTGA
- a CDS encoding beta-ketoacyl-ACP reductase, translating into MARTVLVTGGNRGIGLAIAQAFAKQGDRVAITHRGRWAGAADSDSGYHEGVFGVRCDITDSAAVDAAFTAVEAELGPVEVLVANAGITADTLLLRMSEDDFTSVIDTNLNGAYRCAKRAAGKMLRAKWGRMIFISSVVGLYGGPGQVNYAASKAGLVGVARSITRELGSRNITANVVAPGYIDTDMTAALPDDRKAEYRKLIPAGRFADPDEVAGVVTWLAGDGAGYISGAVIPVDGGLGMGH; encoded by the coding sequence GTGGCGCGTACCGTGCTGGTGACCGGGGGAAACCGGGGGATCGGGCTGGCCATCGCCCAGGCGTTCGCCAAGCAGGGTGACCGGGTGGCGATCACCCACCGGGGGCGCTGGGCCGGTGCGGCCGACAGCGACAGCGGTTACCACGAGGGCGTGTTCGGGGTCCGCTGCGACATCACCGACAGTGCCGCCGTCGACGCCGCCTTCACCGCCGTCGAGGCCGAGCTGGGGCCGGTCGAGGTGCTGGTCGCCAACGCCGGCATCACCGCCGACACGCTGCTGCTGCGGATGTCGGAGGACGACTTCACCAGTGTCATCGACACCAACCTCAACGGGGCGTACCGGTGTGCCAAGCGGGCCGCCGGCAAGATGCTGCGCGCCAAGTGGGGCCGGATGATCTTCATCTCGTCCGTGGTCGGCCTCTACGGCGGTCCGGGCCAGGTCAACTACGCGGCCAGCAAGGCCGGTCTGGTCGGCGTCGCCCGGTCGATCACCCGCGAGCTGGGCAGCCGTAACATCACCGCCAACGTGGTCGCCCCGGGATACATCGACACCGACATGACCGCGGCGCTGCCCGACGACCGCAAGGCCGAATACCGCAAGCTGATCCCGGCCGGCCGGTTCGCCGACCCCGACGAGGTCGCCGGGGTGGTCACCTGGCTGGCCGGCGACGGCGCCGGCTACATCTCCGGCGCCGTCATCCCGGTCGACGGCGGCCTCGGCATGGGTCACTGA
- a CDS encoding VWA domain-containing protein — translation MIRFLQPWWLLALLPVLAVAGVYVWRQFRRRSYAVRFTNVDLLRTLAPKGLGWRRHAAAGAFLLSLVALATAMARPSVDTEEPLERATIMLAIDVSLSMEAGDVQPSRIEAAQEAAKEFVAELPDTYNLGLVAFAKSANVLVAPTKDRPAVIQAIDGLTLAEATATGEAVFTCLEAIRSVPADGAQGIPPARIVLLSDGYRTSGRSMEEAAAMAQSANVPVSTIAFGTDAGEVEIGGQRQRVPVDRLALAELAETTQGFFYEAASVTELKQVYEDMGSSIGHRTEPREVTQWYAGVALLLALSAAAMSLLWTSRLP, via the coding sequence ATGATCCGTTTCCTGCAGCCGTGGTGGCTGCTCGCCCTGCTGCCGGTGCTCGCCGTCGCCGGCGTGTACGTGTGGCGTCAGTTCCGGCGCCGGTCGTACGCCGTCCGGTTCACCAACGTCGACCTGCTGCGCACCCTGGCGCCCAAGGGGCTGGGCTGGCGGCGGCACGCGGCGGCGGGCGCGTTCCTGCTCAGCCTCGTGGCGCTGGCGACCGCGATGGCGCGGCCGTCGGTCGACACCGAGGAGCCGCTGGAACGCGCGACCATCATGCTCGCGATCGACGTGTCGCTGTCGATGGAGGCCGGTGACGTCCAGCCGAGCCGGATCGAGGCGGCCCAGGAGGCGGCCAAGGAGTTCGTCGCCGAACTGCCGGACACCTACAACCTGGGGCTGGTGGCGTTCGCCAAGTCCGCGAACGTACTCGTTGCGCCGACCAAGGACCGGCCGGCGGTCATCCAGGCCATCGACGGGCTGACGCTGGCCGAGGCGACCGCCACCGGCGAGGCGGTCTTCACCTGCCTGGAGGCGATCCGGTCGGTGCCGGCCGACGGGGCGCAGGGCATCCCGCCGGCGCGGATCGTGCTGCTTTCCGACGGCTACCGGACCTCCGGCCGGTCGATGGAGGAGGCCGCGGCGATGGCGCAGTCGGCGAACGTACCGGTGTCGACGATCGCGTTCGGCACCGATGCCGGCGAGGTCGAGATCGGCGGGCAGCGCCAGCGGGTGCCGGTCGACCGGTTGGCGCTGGCCGAGCTGGCCGAGACGACGCAGGGTTTCTTCTACGAGGCGGCGTCGGTCACCGAGCTCAAGCAGGTGTACGAGGACATGGGCAGCTCGATCGGGCACCGTACCGAGCCGCGTGAGGTGACCCAGTGGTATGCCGGGGTGGCGCTGCTGCTCGCGCTGTCGGCGGCGGCGATGAGTCTGTTGTGGACGTCGCGGCTGCCGTGA
- a CDS encoding DUF58 domain-containing protein translates to MARAAAVTPAGSPPGPGLTGGGGSGRAEAVLSKLQLLVTRKLDGLLQGDYIGLLPGPGTEAGESREYRPGDDVRRMDWPVTARTTVPHVRRTVADRELETWLAVDLSASLDFGTARWLKRDLVVAAAAAVSHLTVRGGNRIGAVVGTGEGTPVRLPARPGRKEAQGLLRAIVSTQVRPGRSDLGALVDLLNRPPRRRGVAVVISDFLTPPEQWGRPMRKLSLRHDVLAIEVVDPRELELPDVGVIALVDPETGALHEVQTADPKLRRRYAEAASAQRTAIAHQLRASGAAHLRLRTDSDWLLDMVKFVAAQRHARTRGTTR, encoded by the coding sequence ATGGCCCGGGCGGCTGCCGTGACCCCAGCCGGCAGCCCGCCCGGCCCCGGCCTGACCGGGGGCGGCGGCTCCGGCCGGGCCGAGGCCGTCCTGTCCAAGCTGCAACTGCTGGTCACCCGCAAGCTCGACGGCCTGCTCCAGGGTGACTACATCGGCCTGCTGCCGGGGCCGGGCACCGAGGCGGGGGAGTCGCGCGAATACCGGCCGGGTGACGACGTACGGCGGATGGACTGGCCGGTCACCGCCCGCACGACCGTCCCGCACGTCCGGCGTACGGTCGCCGACCGGGAGCTGGAGACGTGGCTGGCGGTCGACCTGTCGGCGAGTCTCGACTTCGGCACCGCCCGGTGGCTCAAGCGCGACCTGGTCGTGGCCGCGGCCGCCGCCGTGTCGCACCTGACGGTGCGGGGCGGCAACCGGATCGGCGCGGTCGTCGGCACCGGCGAGGGCACCCCGGTCCGGTTGCCGGCGCGCCCCGGCCGTAAGGAGGCGCAGGGCCTGCTGCGCGCCATCGTCAGCACGCAGGTACGCCCCGGCCGCAGTGATCTCGGCGCGCTGGTCGACCTGCTCAACCGACCGCCCCGGCGGCGGGGCGTGGCGGTGGTGATCTCCGACTTCCTCACTCCGCCGGAGCAGTGGGGTCGGCCGATGCGCAAGCTGTCGCTGCGCCACGACGTACTCGCCATCGAGGTCGTCGACCCGCGTGAGCTGGAGCTGCCCGACGTCGGGGTGATCGCGCTCGTCGACCCGGAGACCGGGGCGCTGCACGAGGTGCAGACCGCCGACCCGAAGCTGCGCCGCCGTTACGCCGAGGCGGCGTCGGCGCAGCGCACCGCCATCGCCCACCAGCTGCGCGCCTCGGGCGCCGCCCACCTGCGGCTGCGTACCGACTCAGACTGGCTGCTCGACATGGTCAAGTTCGTGGCCGCGCAGCGGCACGCCCGTACCAGAGGGACCACCCGATGA
- a CDS encoding AAA family ATPase encodes MAQPTTPDTPIDAANGGPPTRSAPPAGPLTKGTSTPAEDATLLERALFEVKRVIVGQDRMVERMFVALLARGHCLLEGVPGVAKTLAVETLAKVVGGSFARVQFTPDLVPADIVGTRIYRQGSEKFDVELGPVFVNFLLADEINRAPAKVQSALLEVMAEKQVSIGGVSHRVPDPFLVMATQNPIEQEGVYPLPEAQRDRFLMKIMVGYPTDAEEREIVYRMGISAPEPEAVFTSTDLIGLQRKADQVFVHNALVDYTVRLVLATRSPAEHGLADIAPLIQYGASPRASLGIVRATRALALMRGRDYALPQDVQDIAPDILRHRLVLSYDALADDIPADHVVNRIMSTIPLPSVAPRQNSAPPQAAPVGPGQPAGWPGRLP; translated from the coding sequence GTGGCCCAGCCGACCACGCCCGACACCCCGATCGACGCCGCCAACGGCGGCCCGCCCACCCGCAGCGCCCCGCCCGCCGGCCCGCTGACCAAGGGCACCAGCACCCCGGCGGAGGACGCCACCCTGCTCGAACGTGCCCTCTTCGAGGTCAAGCGGGTCATCGTCGGCCAGGACCGGATGGTCGAGCGGATGTTCGTGGCGCTGCTCGCCCGCGGCCACTGCCTGCTGGAGGGCGTACCCGGGGTGGCCAAGACGCTCGCGGTCGAGACCCTGGCCAAGGTCGTCGGCGGTAGCTTCGCCCGGGTGCAGTTCACCCCCGACCTGGTGCCCGCCGACATCGTCGGCACCCGGATCTACCGGCAGGGCAGCGAGAAGTTCGACGTGGAACTGGGCCCGGTCTTCGTCAACTTCCTGCTCGCCGACGAGATCAACCGGGCGCCGGCGAAGGTGCAGTCGGCGCTGCTGGAGGTGATGGCCGAGAAGCAGGTGTCGATCGGCGGGGTGTCGCACCGGGTACCCGACCCGTTCCTGGTCATGGCCACCCAGAACCCGATCGAGCAGGAGGGCGTCTATCCGCTGCCCGAGGCGCAGCGGGACCGGTTCCTGATGAAGATCATGGTCGGCTACCCGACCGACGCGGAGGAACGCGAGATCGTCTACCGGATGGGGATCAGCGCGCCGGAGCCCGAGGCGGTGTTCACCTCCACCGACCTCATCGGGCTGCAGCGCAAGGCCGACCAGGTGTTCGTCCACAACGCGCTGGTCGACTACACCGTACGGCTGGTGCTCGCCACCCGGTCGCCGGCCGAGCACGGCCTGGCCGACATCGCCCCGCTGATCCAGTACGGCGCCAGCCCGCGCGCGTCGCTCGGCATCGTGCGCGCCACCCGGGCCCTGGCGTTGATGCGCGGCCGCGACTACGCGCTGCCGCAGGACGTGCAGGACATCGCGCCGGACATCCTGCGGCACCGGCTGGTGCTCAGCTACGACGCGCTGGCCGACGACATCCCGGCCGACCACGTGGTCAACCGCATCATGTCCACCATCCCGCTGCCGTCGGTCGCGCCCCGGCAGAACTCGGCACCGCCGCAGGCCGCACCGGTCGGGCCGGGGCAGCCGGCCGGATGGCCCGGGCGGCTGCCGTGA
- a CDS encoding PH domain-containing protein — MTDGAPVPAAPATRPLDPLEPWPDTVDWQPVSRDLIWVELLRLAILMVVLLGGVGIAWALSGHWTFGLAFGLLALFTLLRVVTIVRAVRAWGYAERDHDLLVRHGLLVRRLSIVPYARMQFVDVSAGPLERAFDLANVQLHTAAAASDAKVPGLRPAEASRLRDRLTALGEDRAEGL; from the coding sequence GTGACCGACGGCGCACCCGTTCCCGCCGCACCGGCGACCCGCCCGCTCGACCCGCTCGAGCCGTGGCCCGACACCGTCGACTGGCAGCCCGTCTCGCGTGATCTGATCTGGGTGGAGCTGCTGCGGCTCGCCATCCTGATGGTCGTCCTGCTCGGCGGGGTGGGGATCGCCTGGGCGCTGTCCGGGCACTGGACGTTCGGGCTCGCCTTCGGCCTGCTCGCCCTGTTCACCCTGCTGCGGGTCGTCACGATCGTGCGGGCCGTACGCGCCTGGGGCTACGCCGAACGTGACCACGACCTGCTCGTACGGCACGGCCTGCTGGTCCGCCGGCTGTCCATCGTGCCGTACGCGCGGATGCAGTTCGTCGACGTCTCCGCCGGTCCCCTGGAACGCGCGTTCGACCTCGCCAACGTGCAACTGCACACCGCGGCGGCGGCCAGCGACGCCAAGGTCCCCGGGCTGCGGCCGGCCGAGGCGTCGCGGCTGCGCGACCGGCTCACCGCGCTCGGTGAGGACCGGGCGGAGGGCCTGTGA
- a CDS encoding PH domain-containing protein, with product MRTGRRACEPRAPTPGDGPPAPGPPPGPGTGPPAADPPPDTGGPVPGPDGIEPRQRLHPLSPFLNGAKSLLAIIAAMSWSTLNRVGLGWFALMVVVLLLGSLALYVVSWYNTGYHVVGRELRIHEGLLWRRTRAIPLERLQAVEVVRPLLARLSGLAELRLEVVGGGKTEAPLAYLRIADAAVLRDRLLALAGRAGAATAPAAGVPQGPPVPGGPAPEPGPAGVTLTKPVEAPGRDLHAVSNRDLLVSQLLTPQAFLVPFGIAFVLYQFLSEGTFSFIAVASGLTAMAGVLLQPVRRVIDDWNFRLVREDERLRVRHGLLETRAQTVPLVRVQAIGATWPLLWRPKGWLYLRLHVAGVTVGEGDSGGTDRLLPVGVGPAAQAIMDEVLPRVDLTALPLAAPPARARWLHPFAQPVMGAALTDEVFAVRSGPITRQLLVVPYARIQSVRVVQGPLQRRLGLATVYADTAGGPAAAAVSRDLREAWAMAADLTARARHARATGTTPFPTA from the coding sequence GTGAGGACCGGGCGGAGGGCCTGTGAACCCCGAGCCCCCACCCCCGGGGACGGTCCCCCTGCCCCGGGCCCGCCGCCCGGCCCCGGAACCGGCCCGCCGGCCGCCGACCCGCCGCCGGATACGGGCGGCCCGGTGCCGGGACCGGACGGGATCGAGCCCCGGCAGCGGCTGCACCCGCTGAGCCCGTTCCTCAACGGCGCCAAGTCCCTACTCGCGATCATCGCCGCGATGTCCTGGTCGACGCTGAACCGTGTCGGCCTGGGCTGGTTCGCGCTGATGGTCGTCGTGCTCCTGCTCGGCTCCCTCGCCCTCTACGTCGTCAGCTGGTACAACACCGGCTACCACGTGGTCGGTCGGGAGCTGCGCATCCACGAGGGACTGCTGTGGCGGCGGACCCGGGCCATCCCGCTCGAACGGCTCCAGGCCGTCGAGGTGGTCCGACCCCTGCTCGCCCGCCTCTCCGGGCTGGCCGAACTCCGGCTCGAGGTGGTCGGCGGCGGCAAGACCGAGGCGCCGCTGGCCTACCTGCGGATCGCCGACGCCGCCGTACTGCGCGACCGGCTGCTCGCCCTGGCCGGCCGGGCCGGCGCGGCGACCGCCCCGGCGGCCGGCGTACCGCAGGGGCCGCCCGTGCCCGGCGGACCGGCACCGGAACCGGGACCGGCCGGGGTCACGCTGACCAAGCCGGTCGAGGCACCCGGCCGCGACCTGCACGCGGTGTCCAACCGCGACCTGCTGGTCAGCCAACTGCTGACGCCCCAGGCGTTCCTGGTCCCGTTCGGTATCGCCTTCGTGCTCTACCAGTTCCTGTCCGAGGGCACGTTCTCGTTCATCGCCGTCGCCAGCGGACTGACCGCGATGGCCGGCGTCCTGCTCCAGCCCGTCCGGCGGGTCATCGACGACTGGAACTTCCGGCTGGTCCGCGAGGACGAGCGGCTACGGGTCCGCCACGGCCTGCTGGAAACCCGTGCCCAGACCGTGCCGCTGGTCCGGGTCCAGGCCATCGGCGCCACCTGGCCGCTGCTGTGGCGGCCCAAGGGCTGGCTCTACCTGCGGCTGCACGTCGCCGGCGTGACCGTCGGCGAGGGCGACAGCGGCGGCACCGACCGGCTGCTGCCGGTCGGGGTCGGGCCCGCCGCCCAGGCGATCATGGACGAGGTGCTGCCCCGCGTCGACCTGACCGCCCTCCCGCTGGCCGCGCCGCCGGCCCGGGCCCGCTGGCTGCACCCGTTCGCCCAGCCGGTGATGGGCGCCGCGCTGACCGACGAGGTCTTCGCGGTCCGCTCCGGGCCGATCACCCGCCAACTGCTGGTCGTGCCGTACGCCCGCATCCAGAGCGTCCGGGTGGTCCAGGGACCGCTCCAGCGGCGACTCGGGCTGGCGACCGTGTACGCCGACACCGCCGGCGGACCCGCCGCGGCGGCCGTTTCCCGCGACCTGCGGGAGGCCTGGGCCATGGCGGCCGACCTGACCGCCCGCGCCCGCCACGCCCGGGCGACCGGCACCACACCGTTCCCCACCGCCTGA
- a CDS encoding phosphatase PAP2 family protein: MATLSESQTSPSPEPPDPPARVAPPRRRLIAMTVWSVAFVAGWLLIGLPTDPLYAFVWLWTATIAWNSERPFRSHLGFVRDWLPIVILLALYNLSRGFADNGAVPYSFDLIVADRLLIGWATGGEVPTIWLQERLYDPDRIHWWDVAVSWVYFSHFVAALAAAVVLWMTNRARWGQFMRRWGFLCATGLVTYFVYPAAPPWWAAQYGLLEEVARISTRGWRAFGMHGAGNLLNAGQIASNPVAAMPSLHTAFALFVVVFFLANVRKRWWPLLLSYPLAMTFTLVYAGEHYIIDVLVGWLYVGMTFLVVGLGERWWRARKARRAIPEEPAPAGAADAAPDKSVAEDTPPGEPAAVGEPVVSAPSTTPGPATDPSATPARPGNG, encoded by the coding sequence ATGGCCACCCTGTCCGAGTCCCAGACCAGTCCGTCGCCGGAGCCCCCGGACCCGCCCGCCCGCGTCGCGCCGCCCCGGCGCCGGCTGATCGCGATGACCGTGTGGTCGGTCGCGTTCGTCGCCGGTTGGCTCCTGATCGGTCTGCCGACCGATCCGCTGTACGCCTTCGTGTGGCTGTGGACGGCCACGATCGCGTGGAACAGCGAGCGGCCGTTCCGGTCACACCTCGGGTTCGTCCGCGACTGGCTGCCGATCGTGATCCTGCTCGCGCTGTACAACCTCTCCCGGGGCTTCGCCGACAACGGCGCGGTCCCGTACTCCTTCGATCTGATCGTGGCCGACCGGCTGCTGATCGGCTGGGCCACCGGCGGCGAGGTGCCGACGATCTGGTTGCAGGAGCGGTTGTACGACCCGGACCGGATCCACTGGTGGGACGTCGCGGTCAGCTGGGTCTACTTCTCGCACTTCGTGGCCGCGCTGGCCGCCGCGGTGGTGCTGTGGATGACCAACCGGGCCCGCTGGGGCCAGTTCATGCGCCGCTGGGGCTTCCTGTGCGCGACCGGCCTGGTGACCTACTTCGTCTACCCGGCGGCCCCGCCGTGGTGGGCGGCGCAGTACGGGCTGCTGGAGGAGGTCGCCCGGATCTCCACCCGGGGCTGGCGGGCGTTCGGCATGCACGGTGCCGGCAACCTGCTCAACGCCGGCCAGATCGCCTCGAACCCGGTGGCCGCGATGCCGTCGCTGCACACCGCCTTCGCGCTGTTCGTCGTGGTGTTCTTCCTGGCCAACGTCCGCAAGCGCTGGTGGCCGCTGCTGCTGTCGTATCCGCTGGCGATGACGTTCACCCTGGTGTACGCCGGTGAGCACTACATCATCGACGTGCTGGTCGGCTGGCTGTACGTCGGGATGACGTTCCTTGTCGTCGGGCTCGGTGAACGCTGGTGGCGGGCCCGTAAGGCGCGCCGCGCGATACCCGAGGAGCCGGCCCCGGCCGGTGCCGCCGACGCGGCGCCCGACAAGTCGGTGGCCGAAGACACACCGCCCGGTGAGCCGGCGGCCGTCGGCGAGCCCGTGGTGTCGGCGCCGTCCACGACGCCCGGACCGGCGACGGATCCGTCGGCGACCCCCGCCCGACCCGGGAACGGGTGA
- a CDS encoding thioesterase family protein: protein MEQQPDPGFAPGLTAHVELTVTDSDTAQAVGSGDVPVLGTPRVLALAEAATVAATARRMPTGMTTVGTRVELDHRAPTPIGRRVTAHAQLAKVDGRRLLFEIVVTDGDTTVAEGRVERILVDRQRFVARAFGPDES, encoded by the coding sequence ATGGAGCAGCAGCCGGATCCAGGCTTCGCGCCCGGGCTCACCGCACACGTCGAACTGACCGTCACCGACTCCGACACCGCGCAGGCGGTCGGCTCGGGTGACGTACCCGTGCTCGGCACCCCGCGGGTGCTCGCGCTGGCCGAGGCGGCCACGGTGGCCGCGACGGCCCGGCGCATGCCGACCGGGATGACCACGGTGGGCACCCGGGTCGAACTCGACCACCGGGCACCGACCCCGATCGGGCGCCGGGTCACCGCGCACGCCCAGCTCGCCAAGGTCGACGGGCGGCGGCTGCTGTTCGAGATCGTGGTCACCGACGGGGACACCACGGTGGCGGAGGGCCGCGTCGAACGGATCCTCGTCGACCGGCAGCGGTTCGTGGCCCGGGCCTTCGGCCCCGACGAGTCGTGA
- a CDS encoding MBL fold metallo-hydrolase, which translates to MTVAFAEIADRVHVLRHPLLDVNVTLVVGDGAALLVDTLSTAAQAGELAVAARRVTTDPWTIVNTHHHFDHCFGNATLAGDPPVAVYAHEETARLLSDDPDGVRRRAYEEMLATEPALAAELAGTAILAPTHPVHLRSTLDVGGRRVDLHHLGRGHTAGDLVVHVPDADVLVAGDLVEQSGPPAFEESYPLEWPETLAALLRLAGGGTVVVPGHGAPVGVDFVHEQHTELTALAWLIRDGHADGAAADALSMRSPYGPAVALPAIERGYAELSNRT; encoded by the coding sequence GTGACGGTCGCCTTCGCCGAGATCGCCGACCGGGTCCACGTCCTTCGCCACCCGCTGCTCGACGTCAACGTGACGCTGGTCGTCGGTGACGGGGCGGCGCTGCTGGTCGACACGCTGTCGACGGCGGCGCAGGCGGGCGAACTCGCCGTGGCCGCCCGCCGGGTCACCACCGACCCGTGGACGATCGTCAACACCCACCACCACTTCGACCACTGCTTCGGCAACGCCACGCTGGCCGGCGACCCGCCGGTCGCCGTGTACGCCCACGAGGAGACCGCCCGGCTGCTGTCGGACGACCCGGACGGGGTACGCCGCCGGGCGTACGAGGAGATGCTGGCGACCGAGCCGGCGCTGGCCGCCGAACTGGCCGGCACCGCCATCCTGGCCCCGACCCACCCGGTGCACCTGCGGTCCACACTCGACGTCGGCGGTCGGCGGGTCGACCTGCACCACCTGGGGCGCGGGCACACCGCCGGCGACCTGGTCGTGCACGTCCCCGACGCCGACGTGCTGGTCGCCGGCGACCTCGTCGAGCAGAGCGGCCCACCGGCGTTCGAGGAGTCCTACCCGCTGGAGTGGCCGGAGACGCTGGCCGCCCTGCTGCGGCTCGCCGGCGGCGGCACCGTGGTCGTGCCCGGCCACGGCGCCCCGGTCGGCGTGGACTTCGTACACGAGCAGCACACGGAGCTGACCGCGCTGGCCTGGCTCATCCGCGACGGGCACGCCGACGGTGCGGCGGCCGACGCGCTGTCGATGCGCTCCCCGTACGGCCCCGCGGTGGCCCTACCCGCCATCGAACGCGGCTACGCCGAACTGTCCAACCGCACCTGA